The Camelina sativa cultivar DH55 chromosome 14, Cs, whole genome shotgun sequence genome includes a window with the following:
- the LOC104744126 gene encoding receptor-like protein 12: MVMSSLSDLNLRNNKLSGILPEIFHNAKSLIILDVSHNRLEGKIPASLVGCSALEVLNVGSNTFNDLFPFHLKSLQKLQLKIIDVSYNDFVGTLPSDYFLNWTAMSSKSDDNMEPEYIRSGSGMYYFSLVLISKGVSMEMERILTIYTAIDFSGNQLNGPIPDSIGLLKELRILNMSSNAFTGHIPSTLANLTNLESLDLSQNKISGEIPSELGALSSLEVINVSHNQLLKIIDVSYNDFVGTLPSDYFLNWTAMSSKSDDNMEPEYIRSGSGMYYFSLVLISKGVSMEMERILTIYTAIDFSGNQLNGPIPDSIGLLKELRILNMSSNAFTGHIPSTLANLTNLESLDLSQNKISGEIPSELGALSSLEVINVSHNQLVGSIPQGTQFQRQNCSSYEGNPGLNGPSLKNVCRDIKTPTPPQPELVATKEEEESFSWVAAGLGFAPGVVFGLVMGYIAVSYKHEWFMKRFGRNKQQSIRTR, translated from the exons ATGGTGATGAGTTCTCTTTCAGATCTTAATCTTCGTAACAACAAACTCAGCGGGATTCTTCCTGAAATATTTCATAACGCCAAGAGCTTAATAATACTTGATGTCAGTCACAACCGATTAGAGGGCAAAATTCCTGCTTCTCTTGTTGGTTGCTCTGCCTTGGAAGTTTTGAACGTGGGAAGCAACACATTCAACGACTTGTTTCCCTTCCACTTGAAATCTTTGCAGAAGCTTCAA TTGAAAATCATTGATGTATCATATAATGACTTCGTTGGTACTTTGCCATCTGATTACTTTTTGAACTGGACTGCGATGTCCTCTAAGAGTGATGATAATATGGAACCAGAGTACATTCGGAGTGGTTCAGGAATGTACTACTTTTCACTTGTGTTGATAAGTAAAGGAGTGTCAATGGAGATGGAACGTATCCTTACAATCTACACAGCCATCGATTTTTCAGGAAATCAACTCAATGGACCGATTCCTGATTCCATTGGTTTGCTGAAGGAGCTTCGTATTCTCAACATGTCAAGCAATGCTTTTACGGGCCACATCCCATCTACTTTGGCAAACTTAACGAATCTGGAGTCACTAGACCTATCCCAAAACAAGATTTCTGGTGAGATTCCTTCAGAACTTGGCGCACTCTCTTCTCTCGAAGTGATAAACGTTTCACATAACCAGCTT TTGAAAATCATTGATGTATCATATAATGACTTCGTTGGTACTTTGCCATCTGATTACTTTTTGAACTGGACTGCGATGTCCTCTAAGAGTGATGATAATATGGAACCAGAGTACATTCGGAGTGGTTCAGGAATGTACTACTTTTCACTTGTGTTGATAAGTAAAGGAGTGTCAATGGAGATGGAACGTATCCTTACAATCTACACAGCCATCGATTTTTCAGGAAATCAACTCAATGGACCGATTCCTGATTCCATTGGTTTGCTGAAGGAGCTTCGTATTCTCAACATGTCAAGCAATGCTTTTACGGGCCACATCCCATCTACTTTGGCAAACTTAACGAATCTGGAGTCACTAGACCTATCCCAAAACAAGATTTCTGGTGAGATTCCTTCAGAACTTGGCGCACTCTCTTCTCTCGAAGTGATAAACGTTTCACATAACCAGCTTGTAGGTTCCATACCACAAGGCACACAATTTCAACGACAAAACTGCTCCTCCTATGAAGGAAACCCCGGACTTAATGGTCCTTCCCTTAAGAATGTTTGCAGAGATATCAAAACGCCAACACCACCACAACCCGAACTGGTGgcgacaaaagaagaagaagaatcattcaGTTGGGTAGCAGCAGGTTTAGGCTTTGCACCTGGAGTTGTATTTGGATTAGTGATGGGATACATAGCAGTTTCATACAAGCATGAGTGGTTCATGAAGAGATTTGGCCGAAACAAGCAACAAAGCATCAGAACTCGTTAA